The Acinonyx jubatus isolate Ajub_Pintada_27869175 chromosome B3, VMU_Ajub_asm_v1.0, whole genome shotgun sequence genomic interval CAGGCCTTTAGTGAGGAGCTATAGGCCTCaacagacaagaaaacagaggGACAGGGAAACAAAGCCAGATGGCTAAAAGAGGCCCAGGCAACTGTGCCTGGGCTCCAGATCCAGTTCTGCCCTAGGAatgtgggaggaagaggaagagcaagaCCCGCAGGTGCCTCAGTTCTTGTAAGGCCCCCTTCTCTTCAATCCCTCCTGTCCCTTACCAGCAGGCTGGGACTTTTCACAGGTGGTAGATTTCCAGGGCTAGGAACAGTTGGTCTGGGGATGGGGAGCCAGTGGCCTGGGTGGTATGGGGTTAGCAGCAGCACTGGGGGGAATCTAGTCAGGCACCGCTCAGCAGGGCCCCTATGTCCAGGGcaggccccccaccctgcccactaCACCAACATGGTGCAATAAATAGTTTCAAGTAATAAGTCAGTGTCAGGCAGGAGAACTGGAGACTGCTGGGATAGGCAGGGGCTTAGGGAGAGAAGCTCCCAGCCACCCACCAAGTCCCCTCAGTGACCTCCAGCTGTATCAAGTCCACTGTGTGCCACAGGAGTAGGGATGTGGCCCCATGTCTACGTGGGCACTCCCTGTAGGGGCTCAACCCCTCAGACCAGTGCCAAAGCCTGCTCAGTGGGGCAGAAACAGGGCAGCATGGTGCCCACAGCGTCCACGATGGCTGCCAGGTGCTCATCCTGTGCCTGGGGCCCACAGAGCTGCATGAAGTCTGCCAGGCGTAGCAAGTACTCGAGGTTGTGACCAGAGAAGCCGCGACACGCCAGGATCTGAGTTGCAATGGCCTCTTCAGGCGCAGGGCCCAGGTAACCAGGATTTTGTGGGGTGGCCACATAAGCCAATGCCTTGAGTGGTTGGTCAGGGTTATCTTGGGGGTAGAAGGTGACTTCCTTGGTATCATAGCCACCAAGCACTGCCTCCCGCACGTTCAGGTACTTCAGGGCCTCGCTCACCTGCTCACC includes:
- the CHAC1 gene encoding glutathione-specific gamma-glutamylcyclotransferase 1 encodes the protein MKQESTAQNTPPASPPTSSPVQHPRDDGDPQALWIFGYGSLVWRPDFAYSDSRVGFVRGYSRRFWQGDTFHRGSDKMPGRVVTLLEDHEGCTWGVAYQVQGEQVSEALKYLNVREAVLGGYDTKEVTFYPQDNPDQPLKALAYVATPQNPGYLGPAPEEAIATQILACRGFSGHNLEYLLRLADFMQLCGPQAQDEHLAAIVDAVGTMLPCFCPTEQALALV